Proteins from a single region of Allocatelliglobosispora scoriae:
- the rnhA gene encoding ribonuclease HI: MSDLPTATVVEIYTDGACSGNPGPGGWGALLRYGAHTRELFGGEPEETTNNRMELMAAIRALESLKRPVSVRLHTDSTYVRSGILSWLAKWKSNGWQTSAKQPVKNADLWRRLEAAVERHEVEWLWVKGHAGDPGNERADALANMGVEEARGALSRAR; encoded by the coding sequence ATGTCCGACCTCCCAACAGCGACCGTCGTCGAGATCTATACCGACGGGGCGTGCAGCGGCAACCCCGGCCCCGGCGGCTGGGGAGCGCTGCTGCGCTACGGGGCGCACACCCGTGAGCTGTTCGGCGGGGAGCCGGAGGAGACGACGAACAACCGGATGGAGCTCATGGCGGCCATCCGGGCGCTGGAGAGCCTCAAGCGGCCGGTCTCGGTGCGGCTGCACACCGACAGCACCTATGTTCGCAGCGGGATCCTGAGCTGGCTCGCCAAGTGGAAGAGCAACGGCTGGCAGACCTCGGCGAAGCAGCCGGTGAAGAACGCCGACCTGTGGCGCCGCCTGGAGGCCGCGGTCGAGCGGCACGAGGTCGAGTGGCTGTGGGTCAAGGGGCACGCCGGCGACCCGGGCAACGAGCGCGCCGACGCGCTCGCCAACATGGGCGTCGAGGAGGCGCGCGGCGCGTTGAGTCGAGCACGCTGA
- a CDS encoding ABC transporter ATP-binding protein encodes MSVELQTVSKWYGNVVAVNDVTMTLNAGVTGLLGPNGAGKTTVLHMMAGFLPPSRGSVLIEGEPSWRNPAIYAKLGLVSEREAVHGFLTAWEFVLASARLHKLGDPKAAAKRALALVEMTDAQDRRMETYSKGMRQRTRVAAALVHDPSVLLLDEPFNGMDPRQRLHMMELLHGMGADGRTVLFSSHILEEVEQVSGTVQVIVAGRLAASGDFRTIRRLMTNRPHVFTIKSNDDRRLAVALMGQASVSGVELDPALGLTVRAADYGTFTRALPKIALGEGIRVERMLPTDESLESVFSYLVAA; translated from the coding sequence ATGAGCGTCGAGCTGCAGACCGTGTCCAAGTGGTACGGCAACGTCGTCGCCGTCAACGACGTGACGATGACCCTCAACGCGGGCGTCACCGGGCTGCTCGGCCCCAACGGCGCCGGCAAGACGACGGTGCTGCACATGATGGCCGGGTTCCTGCCGCCCTCGCGCGGCAGCGTGCTGATCGAGGGCGAGCCGTCCTGGCGCAACCCGGCGATCTACGCCAAGCTCGGCCTCGTCAGCGAACGCGAGGCGGTGCACGGCTTCCTCACCGCGTGGGAGTTCGTGCTCGCCAGCGCCAGGCTGCACAAGCTCGGCGATCCGAAGGCGGCCGCGAAGCGGGCCCTGGCGCTGGTCGAGATGACCGACGCGCAGGACCGGCGGATGGAGACCTACTCCAAGGGCATGCGCCAGCGCACCCGGGTCGCCGCCGCGCTCGTGCACGACCCGTCGGTGCTGCTGCTCGACGAGCCGTTCAACGGCATGGACCCGCGCCAGCGCCTGCACATGATGGAGCTGCTGCACGGGATGGGTGCCGACGGGCGCACGGTGCTCTTCAGCTCGCACATCCTGGAGGAGGTCGAGCAGGTCAGCGGCACCGTCCAGGTGATCGTCGCGGGCCGGCTCGCCGCCTCGGGCGACTTCCGCACCATCCGGCGCCTGATGACGAACCGGCCGCACGTCTTCACGATCAAGTCCAATGACGACCGGCGGCTCGCCGTCGCGCTGATGGGGCAGGCCTCGGTCAGCGGCGTCGAGCTCGACCCGGCGCTGGGCCTGACCGTCCGCGCGGCCGACTACGGCACCTTCACCCGGGCCCTGCCCAAGATCGCCCTCGGCGAGGGCATCCGGGTCGAGCGGATGCTGCCGACCGACGAATCCCTGGAGAGCGTCTTCTCCTACCTCGTGGCTGCCTGA
- a CDS encoding SH3 domain-containing protein yields MNLRSLQAAGAAVLLGAAMSVVAFATPASAGCARGYYDWDKLPVGKLFDGSNVNIRTGPFLSCGVVGTGQLSHSVDFWCYTTGDTVTRNDETMRTWTFVRDTTNGATGWVADLFLDYNGSGYSC; encoded by the coding sequence ATGAATCTTCGTTCTCTCCAGGCGGCGGGGGCCGCGGTCCTGCTCGGCGCGGCGATGAGCGTGGTCGCGTTCGCCACCCCCGCCAGCGCCGGCTGCGCCCGCGGGTATTACGACTGGGACAAGCTGCCGGTGGGCAAGCTCTTCGACGGTTCCAACGTCAACATCCGCACGGGCCCGTTCCTCAGCTGCGGCGTCGTCGGCACCGGGCAGCTCAGCCACTCCGTGGACTTCTGGTGCTACACCACCGGTGACACGGTCACCCGCAACGACGAGACGATGCGCACCTGGACCTTCGTCCGCGACACGACCAACGGCGCCACCGGCTGGGTGGCGGACCTGTTCCTGGACTACAACGGCAGCGGCTACTCCTGCTGA
- a CDS encoding TetR/AcrR family transcriptional regulator: protein MITRENTRDRLLNCALRLFTLHSFAGTSLQMIADNLGVTKAAIYHHFKTRDDILTAVLQPALEELRDLIAYAESLRTPHARADALLVGFVDMTVRHRELIGIVGTDPGVGHALSTHPDIAELFGKPLTLLAAADPGPAGEVNASLALSGIACTASSPMLTHLDDATLRDHLLAAGRRLLGLRAPRRTLTAA from the coding sequence ATGATCACCCGTGAGAACACCCGGGACCGCCTGCTCAACTGCGCCCTGCGCCTGTTCACCCTGCACAGCTTCGCGGGGACGTCGCTGCAGATGATCGCCGACAACCTCGGCGTGACCAAGGCGGCGATCTACCACCACTTCAAGACCCGCGACGACATCCTCACCGCGGTGCTCCAGCCCGCGCTGGAGGAGCTGCGCGACCTCATCGCCTACGCCGAGTCGCTGCGCACGCCGCATGCCCGCGCCGACGCGCTGCTGGTCGGCTTCGTCGACATGACGGTGCGGCACCGCGAGCTGATCGGCATCGTCGGCACCGACCCCGGGGTCGGCCACGCGCTCAGCACCCACCCCGACATCGCGGAGCTCTTCGGCAAGCCGCTCACCCTGCTCGCCGCCGCCGATCCCGGCCCGGCCGGGGAGGTCAACGCGAGCCTGGCGCTGTCCGGGATCGCCTGCACGGCGTCGTCGCCGATGCTCACCCACCTCGACGACGCCACGCTCCGCGATCACCTGCTCGCGGCGGGCCGCCGCCTGCTCGGCCTCCGCGCCCCCCGCCGCACCCTCACCGCCGCCTGA
- a CDS encoding ABC transporter permease: MNLTIASITLRGLFGRQRFLLLLPLPVLLVALAALAQSLGADPSDWGGPVIVGLGLAVVLPVMTLIIGTGVLGSEIDDGTIVHILTKPIARREIILAKLAVAVLVSAVVSGLALFATGLIAGSTKLAIGLLAGAALGSLAYSALFLALSLVTRRPVLVGLVYVLIWEGILGNAISGTKVLSIQKYVEAVADKIAGSDVLNGVVSLPLALIMAGVFTVGATLLAIDRLRSFSVAGETS, from the coding sequence ATGAACCTCACCATCGCCTCGATCACCCTGCGGGGCCTCTTCGGCCGCCAGCGGTTCCTGCTGCTCCTGCCCCTGCCGGTGCTCCTCGTCGCGCTCGCCGCGCTGGCGCAGTCGCTCGGCGCCGACCCGTCCGACTGGGGCGGCCCGGTCATCGTCGGCCTCGGCCTCGCCGTGGTACTGCCGGTGATGACGCTGATCATCGGCACCGGCGTACTCGGGTCCGAGATCGACGACGGGACGATCGTGCACATCCTCACCAAGCCGATCGCCCGGCGGGAGATCATCCTCGCCAAGCTCGCCGTCGCGGTCCTCGTCAGCGCCGTCGTCTCCGGGCTCGCCCTCTTCGCCACCGGGCTCATCGCCGGGTCGACGAAGCTCGCGATCGGGCTGCTCGCCGGTGCGGCGCTGGGGTCGCTCGCCTACTCGGCGCTCTTCCTCGCGCTCAGCCTCGTCACCCGGCGGCCGGTGCTGGTCGGGCTCGTCTACGTGCTGATCTGGGAGGGCATCCTCGGCAACGCGATCAGCGGGACCAAGGTGCTGTCGATCCAGAAGTACGTGGAGGCCGTGGCCGACAAGATCGCCGGATCGGACGTGCTCAACGGGGTGGTGTCGCTCCCGCTGGCGCTGATCATGGCCGGGGTCTTCACGGTCGGCGCGACGCTCCTCGCGATCGACCGGCTGCGCTCCTTCAGCGTCGCCGGCGAGACCTCCTAG
- a CDS encoding ABC transporter permease subunit gives MSNPDIASGVIHDIGYQRYSGVRLGRGYAARSLYVHGVRTAFGFGRSAKAKIFPWFVVAVMLLVAVILTAIRSLQGEVVLGYTAFPDVMSLLTVLFCAIAGPELVSRDLRTGVLPLYFSRPLARSDYALAKWAALVTSAWLLLAAPLAVMFFGGAFGVADMGEFWTELGHFLAGLGYAGVHALLFASIAILIGSLSGRRAVSAAIIAAFFLLATAVFGIMASLGFATENTTLTELSLLFSPPTLAQGVELWLFNPRPEDLDLSIGDFGPVYGLAWLGFTLLSVALLLLRYRKVAR, from the coding sequence ATGTCTAACCCCGACATCGCCAGTGGGGTCATCCACGACATCGGCTACCAGCGCTATTCGGGGGTCCGGCTCGGCCGGGGGTACGCCGCCCGCTCCCTCTACGTCCACGGTGTCCGGACGGCGTTCGGATTCGGGCGCAGCGCCAAGGCGAAGATCTTCCCGTGGTTCGTCGTCGCGGTGATGCTGCTCGTCGCCGTGATCCTCACCGCGATCCGCTCCCTGCAGGGCGAGGTGGTGCTCGGCTACACGGCGTTCCCCGATGTGATGAGCCTGCTCACCGTGCTCTTCTGCGCGATCGCCGGTCCCGAGCTGGTGTCTCGTGATCTGCGCACCGGCGTACTCCCGCTGTATTTCAGCCGACCGCTGGCCCGCAGCGACTACGCGCTGGCCAAGTGGGCGGCCCTGGTGACCTCGGCCTGGCTGCTGCTCGCGGCACCGCTGGCGGTGATGTTCTTCGGCGGGGCGTTCGGCGTCGCCGACATGGGCGAGTTCTGGACGGAGCTCGGGCACTTCCTCGCCGGTCTCGGCTACGCCGGGGTGCACGCGCTGCTCTTCGCGTCGATCGCGATCCTGATCGGGTCGCTCTCGGGCCGGCGGGCCGTTTCGGCGGCGATCATCGCGGCGTTCTTCCTGCTCGCGACCGCCGTCTTCGGCATCATGGCCTCGCTCGGCTTCGCCACCGAGAACACGACGCTCACCGAGCTGTCCCTGCTCTTCAGCCCGCCGACCCTCGCGCAGGGGGTGGAGCTGTGGTTGTTCAACCCGCGCCCGGAGGACCTCGACCTGAGCATCGGCGACTTCGGCCCGGTCTACGGCCTGGCCTGGCTGGGCTTCACCCTCCTGTCCGTCGCCCTGCTGCTGCTCCGTTACAGGAAGGTGGCCCGATGA
- a CDS encoding methyltransferase domain-containing protein: MSTVQPDRSPFTQLDQMSQEMRDSVIAALDGMAADPQIQRVRARALDALRPAPGQRLLDVGCGGGEVARGLAAYAAPTGHVTAVDLAEAVVEIARSRDDGSHVTYEVGDVQKLGYPDGSFDGARTERVLQHVADPDAAVAELVRVTRSGGRVCLIDTEWDSLQFDGLPLELVGAMRQTLLGGVMLHHTDMGRTLRRRLVRAGLTEVACEPVPLWWTDPAKAAVVLPMVSRHLPKKAGIIPAELQKSWFEAVDEAAGRDEFLAHLTIWVAVGVVR, encoded by the coding sequence ATGAGTACGGTTCAGCCTGATCGGTCGCCGTTCACGCAGCTTGACCAGATGTCGCAGGAGATGCGGGACTCCGTCATCGCCGCCCTCGACGGGATGGCCGCCGACCCCCAGATCCAGCGGGTACGCGCCAGAGCGCTCGACGCCCTGCGCCCCGCACCCGGCCAGCGGCTCCTCGACGTGGGCTGCGGCGGCGGGGAGGTGGCCCGGGGGCTCGCCGCCTACGCCGCACCGACCGGTCACGTCACCGCCGTCGACCTCGCCGAGGCGGTGGTGGAGATCGCCAGGTCCCGTGACGACGGCAGCCACGTCACCTACGAGGTGGGCGACGTGCAGAAGCTCGGATACCCCGACGGGTCGTTCGACGGGGCGCGGACGGAACGCGTACTCCAGCATGTCGCCGACCCCGACGCTGCCGTCGCCGAGCTGGTCAGGGTGACCAGGTCCGGTGGCCGCGTGTGTTTGATCGACACCGAGTGGGACTCGCTGCAGTTCGACGGGCTGCCGCTGGAGCTGGTCGGCGCGATGCGGCAGACGCTGCTCGGCGGCGTGATGCTGCACCACACCGACATGGGGCGCACGCTGCGGCGACGGCTGGTCCGGGCGGGGCTGACCGAGGTGGCCTGCGAGCCGGTGCCGCTGTGGTGGACCGATCCGGCGAAGGCCGCGGTCGTGCTGCCGATGGTGAGCAGGCACCTGCCGAAGAAGGCCGGGATCATCCCCGCCGAGCTGCAGAAGAGCTGGTTCGAGGCGGTCGACGAGGCGGCGGGCCGCGACGAGTTCCTGGCCCACCTGACCATCTGGGTCGCCGTCGGCGTCGTCCGCTAG
- a CDS encoding ABC transporter ATP-binding protein gives MTLISTASLTKRYANGVVALSDLTVDVQPGVVGLVGANGAGKSTLIKILLGLVEPTTGSAKVLGLDPATEAEKIRARVGYMPEHDCLPPDLAAAEFVTHMGRMSGLPKTTARERASEALRHVGLYEERYRQIGGYSTGMKQRVKLAQALVHDPDLLLLDEPTNGLDPAGRDAMLGLIHRIGSEFGISLIVCSHLLGEVERICDSLIAIDGGRLLRADTVAGMTTARDVLAVEVSEGTEQLVAHLTGLGLPVTVDGHLILVPLADDATYDRILGAVAALDLPLHRLDQRRHRIAELFQTAAPEATHV, from the coding sequence GTGACCCTGATCTCTACCGCATCGCTGACCAAGCGCTACGCCAACGGCGTGGTCGCCCTCAGCGACCTCACGGTGGACGTGCAGCCCGGCGTGGTCGGTCTCGTCGGCGCCAACGGTGCCGGCAAGTCCACCCTCATCAAGATCCTCCTCGGCCTGGTCGAACCGACCACCGGCAGTGCGAAGGTGCTGGGCCTCGACCCCGCCACCGAAGCCGAGAAGATCCGCGCCCGGGTCGGCTACATGCCGGAGCACGACTGCCTGCCACCCGACCTCGCCGCCGCCGAATTCGTCACCCACATGGGCCGGATGAGCGGGCTGCCCAAGACCACCGCCCGGGAACGCGCCTCCGAGGCCCTGCGCCACGTCGGCCTCTACGAGGAGCGCTACCGGCAGATCGGCGGCTACTCCACCGGCATGAAGCAGCGGGTGAAGCTGGCCCAGGCGCTCGTGCACGACCCGGACCTGCTGCTGCTCGACGAGCCGACCAACGGCCTCGACCCGGCCGGGCGCGACGCGATGCTGGGCCTGATCCACCGGATCGGCTCCGAGTTCGGCATCTCGCTCATCGTCTGCTCGCACCTGCTCGGCGAGGTCGAGCGGATCTGCGACTCGCTGATCGCGATCGACGGCGGCAGGCTGCTGCGGGCCGACACCGTCGCGGGCATGACGACCGCGCGCGACGTGCTCGCCGTCGAGGTCTCCGAGGGCACCGAGCAGCTCGTCGCGCACCTGACCGGGCTCGGCCTGCCGGTCACGGTCGACGGCCACCTGATCCTGGTGCCGCTCGCCGACGACGCGACCTACGACCGGATCCTGGGCGCGGTCGCCGCGCTGGATCTGCCGCTGCACCGCCTCGACCAGCGCCGCCACCGCATCGCCGAACTCTTCCAGACCGCCGCTCCGGAGGCCACCCATGTCTAA
- a CDS encoding MMPL family transporter: MATLLYRIGSFSFRRRWLVTSVWVLLLALLGVGAATMSGKTSNEFSIPGTEAQQAIDQLRDRFPQANAGGATARVVFGAPAGQTVADPANQAAIAAVVQRLGGVPQVANVLDPFTAKTISPDGHYAFAQVTYKVQGPQLTDADKDALFASAQPGRDAGLVVEFGGDALRANPETGIVEVLGVAIAALVLIITLGSLIAAGLPLLTAVAGVGVGVAGLLLAARFVDINANSLILAGMLGVAVGIDYALFIVSRYRHELTLRSDPAEAAGRAVGTAGSAVLFAGLTVIIALAGLTVVGIPMLASMGLSAAATVAVAVLVALTLLPALLGFVGPRIAKGKLFGRSTPDPESDSGPTPMGERWVKFVVKMRWPVLVLALLGLGVVAIPAADLRLGLPDDGMAATDTTQRKAYDMLSAGFGPGFNAPLTLVVSTNGKDPQATIGAVAGTLQKVEDVVYVSPLGVSPDGGTALLAVIPKEGPNAESTTDLVNTIRDQSGEIKTATGADIAITGPTALNIDVSQTLNDAMLPYLGVVVGLAFLLLMLVFRSILVPLKATAGFLLSVAATFGAVVAVFQWGWLSSVFGVKETGPIMSMLPVLLIGILFGLAMDYQVFLVTRMREEFVHGADAQASIVAGFRHGARVVTAAAIIMISVFGGFVFSGEPLIQSIGFALAFGVLVDAFIVRMTLVPAVMSLLGRAAWWLPKWLGRILPNVDVEGEKLQAKAPAVVPVEVPAAVSDDVPVRAR; the protein is encoded by the coding sequence ATGGCCACGCTGCTCTACCGCATCGGGAGCTTCTCGTTCCGCCGGAGATGGCTCGTGACGAGCGTCTGGGTGCTGCTGCTGGCGCTGCTCGGCGTCGGCGCGGCCACGATGTCCGGCAAGACGTCCAACGAGTTCTCCATCCCCGGCACCGAGGCGCAGCAGGCCATCGACCAGCTCCGCGACAGGTTCCCGCAGGCCAACGCCGGTGGCGCGACCGCCCGCGTCGTCTTCGGCGCCCCGGCCGGCCAGACCGTCGCCGACCCGGCCAACCAGGCGGCGATCGCCGCGGTCGTGCAGCGCCTCGGCGGCGTGCCGCAGGTCGCCAACGTGCTAGACCCGTTCACCGCCAAGACGATCTCGCCGGACGGTCACTACGCGTTCGCGCAGGTCACCTACAAGGTGCAGGGGCCGCAGCTCACCGACGCCGACAAGGACGCGCTCTTCGCGAGCGCCCAGCCGGGGCGTGACGCCGGGCTGGTCGTCGAGTTCGGCGGGGACGCGCTGCGAGCCAACCCCGAGACCGGCATCGTCGAGGTGCTCGGTGTCGCCATCGCCGCCCTGGTGCTGATCATCACCCTCGGCTCGCTGATCGCGGCCGGGTTGCCGCTGCTCACCGCCGTCGCGGGCGTCGGCGTGGGCGTCGCCGGGCTGCTGCTCGCGGCACGCTTCGTCGACATCAACGCCAACAGCCTGATCCTCGCGGGCATGCTCGGCGTCGCGGTCGGCATCGACTACGCGCTCTTCATCGTCTCTCGATACAGACACGAGTTGACCCTTCGCAGCGACCCCGCCGAAGCGGCCGGGCGGGCCGTGGGCACCGCCGGCTCCGCCGTGCTCTTCGCCGGGCTCACCGTGATCATCGCGCTCGCCGGGCTCACCGTCGTCGGCATCCCGATGCTCGCCAGCATGGGCCTGTCGGCCGCCGCGACCGTCGCGGTCGCCGTCCTCGTCGCGCTCACCCTGCTCCCGGCGCTGCTCGGCTTCGTCGGTCCGCGCATCGCCAAGGGCAAGCTCTTCGGCCGCAGCACCCCGGACCCCGAGTCCGACTCCGGCCCCACCCCGATGGGCGAGCGCTGGGTGAAGTTCGTCGTCAAGATGCGCTGGCCGGTGCTGGTCCTGGCGCTGCTCGGCCTCGGTGTCGTCGCGATCCCCGCCGCCGACCTGCGCCTGGGCCTGCCCGACGACGGCATGGCCGCGACGGACACGACCCAGCGCAAGGCCTACGACATGCTCAGCGCCGGCTTCGGGCCGGGCTTCAACGCGCCGCTCACCCTGGTCGTCTCGACCAACGGCAAGGACCCGCAGGCCACGATCGGCGCCGTCGCGGGCACGCTGCAGAAGGTCGAGGACGTCGTCTACGTCAGCCCGCTGGGGGTCAGCCCCGACGGGGGTACGGCGCTGCTCGCCGTCATCCCGAAGGAGGGCCCCAACGCGGAGTCCACCACCGACCTGGTCAACACGATCCGCGACCAGTCCGGTGAGATCAAGACGGCGACGGGTGCCGACATCGCGATCACCGGTCCGACGGCGCTCAACATCGACGTGTCGCAGACGCTCAACGACGCGATGCTGCCCTACCTCGGTGTCGTGGTCGGGTTGGCGTTCCTGCTGCTGATGCTGGTGTTCCGGTCGATCCTGGTGCCGCTGAAGGCGACCGCGGGCTTCCTGCTGAGTGTCGCGGCGACCTTCGGCGCCGTGGTCGCGGTGTTCCAGTGGGGCTGGCTGAGCAGCGTCTTCGGGGTCAAGGAGACCGGGCCGATCATGAGCATGCTGCCGGTGCTGCTGATCGGCATCCTGTTCGGGCTCGCGATGGACTACCAGGTGTTCCTGGTGACCCGGATGCGGGAGGAGTTCGTGCACGGTGCGGACGCGCAGGCGTCGATCGTGGCCGGGTTCCGGCACGGCGCCCGGGTCGTCACGGCCGCCGCGATCATCATGATCAGCGTGTTCGGCGGGTTCGTCTTCTCGGGGGAGCCGCTGATCCAGTCGATCGGGTTCGCGCTCGCGTTCGGGGTGCTCGTGGACGCGTTCATCGTGCGGATGACGCTGGTGCCCGCGGTGATGTCGCTGCTGGGCCGGGCCGCCTGGTGGCTGCCGAAGTGGCTCGGGCGCATCCTGCCCAATGTGGACGTCGAGGGCGAGAAGCTGCAGGCCAAGGCGCCCGCTGTCGTACCGGTCGAGGTTCCCGCCGCCGTGTCGGACGACGTGCCCGTGCGGGCGCGCTGA
- a CDS encoding vanadium-dependent haloperoxidase, whose protein sequence is MSRLYRHALVGALTVVIGAVGAVVAPATQAQAAAPADHVLYWNDVLLRTYRQVGGAPTPLARAGAMMHGAIYDAANSATCRLGEAVFPVADTCIAKRYLIKAPGQNGDFNPVLGSAIDYAAVTVLRSVFPTVNFNADLATAQTGTTSSASQSEGVTMGKQAANAMIAARVNDGSTNTTAYTPGTVPGAWRETGSGSAATPNWGLVKPFGLTTGAQFRPQTPAGFTTYPTLLASSAYAAQVNEVKDLGSATSTTRTALQTQIAWFWANDLNGTYKPPGQLFAHTQIVAKAKGLNQRSNARLFALVGFAMADAAVAAWDARYQTSIDLWRPESAITLADTDGNAATVKDAAWQPLSADTAGVHFSPPFPAYVSGHATFGAAWAGAMKAYFGTDTYTWTATTEDPHAVGVTRTFTTFTAAATENARSRVYLGVHYQWDADYGMAAGSSVAAYQATKLLTPWSLYQHYADASSCQDEGGNLVLQGLYTEYKCEVFVNESADLYVR, encoded by the coding sequence ATGAGTCGGTTATATCGTCATGCCCTGGTGGGCGCGCTGACCGTGGTCATCGGTGCCGTCGGCGCGGTGGTGGCGCCCGCGACGCAGGCCCAGGCGGCAGCACCCGCCGACCACGTCCTCTACTGGAACGACGTTCTCCTGCGCACCTACCGGCAGGTCGGCGGCGCACCGACCCCGCTGGCCCGGGCCGGTGCCATGATGCACGGCGCCATCTACGACGCGGCCAACTCGGCCACCTGCCGCCTCGGCGAGGCGGTCTTCCCGGTCGCCGACACCTGCATCGCCAAGCGCTACCTGATCAAGGCTCCGGGGCAGAACGGCGACTTCAACCCGGTGCTCGGCTCGGCCATCGACTACGCGGCGGTCACGGTCCTGCGGTCGGTCTTCCCGACCGTCAACTTCAACGCCGACCTCGCCACCGCGCAGACCGGCACGACGAGCTCGGCATCGCAGTCCGAGGGCGTCACGATGGGCAAGCAGGCGGCGAACGCGATGATCGCGGCGCGGGTCAACGACGGCTCGACCAACACCACCGCCTACACCCCCGGCACGGTGCCGGGCGCCTGGCGGGAGACGGGTTCCGGCTCGGCCGCCACGCCCAACTGGGGACTGGTCAAGCCGTTCGGCCTGACCACCGGTGCCCAGTTCCGCCCGCAGACGCCGGCCGGCTTCACCACCTATCCGACCCTGCTGGCGAGCTCCGCTTACGCCGCGCAGGTCAACGAGGTCAAGGACCTGGGGTCGGCCACCTCGACCACGCGGACCGCGCTGCAGACTCAGATCGCGTGGTTCTGGGCCAACGACCTCAACGGCACCTACAAGCCGCCGGGCCAGCTCTTCGCGCACACCCAGATCGTCGCCAAGGCGAAGGGCCTGAACCAGCGCTCCAACGCCCGGCTCTTCGCCCTCGTCGGCTTCGCCATGGCCGACGCCGCGGTCGCGGCCTGGGACGCCAGATACCAGACCAGCATCGACCTGTGGCGGCCCGAGTCGGCGATCACGCTCGCCGACACCGACGGCAACGCGGCGACGGTGAAGGACGCTGCCTGGCAGCCGCTCTCCGCCGACACCGCCGGGGTGCACTTCTCGCCCCCGTTCCCGGCCTACGTCTCCGGCCACGCCACCTTCGGCGCGGCCTGGGCCGGTGCGATGAAGGCCTACTTCGGCACCGACACCTACACGTGGACGGCGACGACGGAGGACCCGCACGCGGTCGGGGTCACCCGCACCTTCACCACCTTCACCGCTGCGGCGACCGAGAACGCCCGCAGCCGGGTCTACCTCGGCGTGCACTACCAGTGGGACGCCGACTACGGCATGGCGGCCGGCAGCAGCGTCGCGGCGTACCAGGCGACGAAGCTGCTGACGCCGTGGAGCCTCTACCAGCACTACGCCGACGCGAGCTCCTGCCAGGACGAGGGCGGCAACCTCGTGCTGCAGGGCCTCTACACGGAGTACAAGTGCGAGGTCTTCGTCAACGAGAGCGCGGATCTCTACGTGCGCTGA